One window of the Thermodesulfomicrobium sp. WS genome contains the following:
- a CDS encoding DVU0772 family protein produces the protein MGQLRRFKDLVIDWEMTPEDAVALYLEWGNNGYRGGYQNAVRSKTDHSNYFVVNTWKTPPTVTLVRRNSDGAEELVELPLPDSLARDFVTSVHGHKGVYGVNEPIRQWLEREIFGRS, from the coding sequence ATGGGACAGCTGCGTCGCTTCAAAGATTTGGTCATTGATTGGGAAATGACGCCGGAAGATGCGGTGGCCTTGTATTTGGAATGGGGCAACAATGGATATCGGGGCGGCTACCAGAATGCCGTGCGCAGCAAGACGGACCACTCCAACTACTTTGTGGTCAACACCTGGAAGACTCCGCCCACAGTAACCTTGGTGCGTCGCAATTCCGATGGAGCCGAGGAGTTGGTGGAACTTCCCTTGCCGGATTCTTTGGCGCGGGATTTTGTCACCAGCGTCCATGGGCATAAAGGGGTATACGGGGTCAACGAGCCCATCCGCCAGTGGTTGGAGCGAGAGATCTTTGGCCGCTCATAG
- a CDS encoding YkgJ family cysteine cluster protein, whose protein sequence is MRCLRCGTCCRKNGPTLRVQDRELLRSGAILVGDLVCVRRGELAWDPRTRALQSVAGEMLKIRGQGSGWTCLYYDAERRACTRYAVRPVECRVLSCADPGPLLAVMNEAPLTRDAIIRPESALALIVQEHEAIYSAGQAVEWAQNPTTLALAHDLARREAQFRAVLAERLAVDDAALWPYLGRPLTQIVEAVRQIRRLR, encoded by the coding sequence ATGCGTTGCCTGCGTTGCGGTACGTGCTGCCGAAAAAATGGTCCAACCTTGCGCGTTCAGGACCGGGAGTTGCTGCGTTCTGGAGCCATCCTGGTCGGGGATTTGGTGTGTGTGCGGCGCGGGGAATTGGCGTGGGATCCGCGCACTCGCGCATTGCAGTCGGTGGCTGGGGAAATGCTCAAGATCCGCGGCCAGGGTTCGGGCTGGACGTGTCTCTACTATGACGCCGAAAGGCGCGCCTGCACCCGCTATGCGGTGCGCCCGGTGGAATGCCGGGTGCTTTCCTGCGCGGACCCTGGTCCGCTTTTGGCGGTGATGAACGAGGCGCCCCTGACCCGCGACGCCATTATCCGTCCGGAGAGTGCTCTGGCCTTGATTGTTCAGGAGCACGAAGCGATCTACTCCGCAGGCCAGGCCGTGGAGTGGGCGCAGAACCCGACGACTCTTGCCCTGGCGCACGATCTTGCCCGCCGGGAGGCGCAGTTTCGCGCTGTGCTTGCGGAGCGACTGGCTGTGGACGATGCCGCCTTGTGGCCGTATTTGGGCAGACCACTCACGCAGATCGTTGAGGCGGTACGTCAAATAAGAAGACTTCGTTGA
- a CDS encoding J domain-containing protein, translating into MAVEYKDYYKLLEVPRTASQEDISRAFKKLARKYHPDLNPGDPKAEAKFKEINEAYEVLKDPEKRKLYDSLGPGWKEGQNFQPPPGFENIRFHSRGFGESGFGGSGFSDFFEMFFGAPGFDVGGAGFPGGAFGGQFGARRARGQDAEVPLTLTLEEAYRGGPKTITVQERQVGPDGRWHWVPRTLNVTIPSGVKDGAKIRLAGQGEPGVGGGPAGDLYLRVELAPHPMFKVAGNDVIYDLRLAPWEAVLGTSVRVPTLDGEVDLKVPPGISSGQKIRIPGRGLGTKGQRGDQLVRVMIRSPKNLSARERSLWEELARTSTFSPRT; encoded by the coding sequence ATGGCTGTAGAGTACAAGGATTACTATAAACTCCTCGAGGTTCCACGCACGGCCTCTCAGGAAGATATCTCCCGTGCATTCAAAAAGCTGGCCCGCAAATATCATCCTGACCTCAATCCGGGAGACCCCAAGGCCGAGGCCAAGTTCAAGGAGATCAACGAAGCTTATGAGGTCTTGAAAGACCCGGAGAAGCGCAAGCTCTATGACTCGTTGGGGCCGGGTTGGAAGGAGGGACAGAACTTCCAGCCGCCGCCGGGTTTTGAAAACATCCGTTTCCACTCCAGGGGTTTTGGCGAGAGCGGTTTCGGCGGCTCGGGTTTTAGCGATTTCTTTGAGATGTTCTTCGGCGCCCCGGGCTTTGATGTGGGCGGCGCGGGCTTCCCGGGCGGCGCTTTTGGGGGACAGTTTGGTGCTCGTCGCGCCCGGGGGCAGGATGCCGAGGTCCCGCTGACGTTGACGTTGGAGGAAGCCTACCGTGGTGGCCCCAAGACCATCACCGTGCAGGAGCGCCAGGTGGGGCCGGACGGACGGTGGCATTGGGTCCCCCGCACCTTGAACGTCACCATCCCGAGCGGGGTGAAGGACGGCGCCAAGATCCGCCTGGCAGGCCAGGGCGAGCCTGGGGTGGGCGGTGGTCCTGCGGGGGACTTGTACCTGCGGGTGGAGCTCGCCCCGCACCCGATGTTCAAGGTGGCAGGAAATGACGTTATCTATGACTTGCGTCTTGCCCCGTGGGAGGCGGTACTGGGAACGAGCGTGCGCGTGCCGACCCTGGATGGCGAGGTGGATCTCAAAGTGCCGCCGGGTATCAGCAGCGGCCAGAAGATCCGTATCCCCGGCCGGGGGCTGGGCACCAAAGGCCAGCGCGGGGATCAATTGGTGCGGGTGATGATCCGGTCGCCCAAGAATCTGAGTGCGCGCGAGCGCAGCCTGTGGGAAGAATTGGCGCGCACCTCGACATTTTCTCCGAGGACCTAG
- a CDS encoding chaperone modulator CbpM, with protein MTLLHTYTAMPVASDRIAKMEFLELTGIDEKELMELIHMEWISPIVTAQDEWLFLVRDVPRVRKYVRLCDDFELSPIAGTIIVDLLQRIATLERRIQELDALTAL; from the coding sequence ATGACCTTACTCCATACGTATACCGCCATGCCTGTAGCCTCGGACCGTATCGCCAAGATGGAGTTTTTGGAGCTTACGGGCATTGACGAGAAGGAACTCATGGAACTCATTCACATGGAGTGGATTTCACCCATTGTGACTGCCCAAGATGAGTGGTTGTTTTTGGTTCGCGACGTGCCGCGGGTTCGCAAATACGTCCGTCTCTGTGATGATTTCGAACTGTCTCCCATTGCCGGCACGATCATCGTCGATCTGTTGCAGCGCATTGCAACACTCGAACGCCGTATTCAGGAGCTCGATGCCCTGACGGCACTATAA
- the clpB gene encoding ATP-dependent chaperone ClpB: MDLNRFTQKSQEALAAAQALAVRHGHQGVDAEHLFAALLDQEGGLVPRIVEHMGLQPRRLREAVDRELARIPQVSGPGVQPGQVYLTQRASQVLVRAQDTAQTMKDEYVSVEHLLLALADESPSTGVGRVFSEAKVTKDALLAAMTAVRGNQRVTSANPEETYEALKKYGRDLVDEARRGKLDPVIGRDSEIRRCIRILSRRTKNNPVLIGEAGVGKTAIVEGLAQRILNQDVPEGLKDKTIFALDMGALIAGAKYRGEFEERLKAVLKEVQASEGRIILFIDELHTIVGAGKAEGAMDAGNLLKPMLARGELHCIGATTLDEYRKYIEKDPALERRFQPVLVDEPSVEDAISILRGLRERFEVHHGVRIADAALVTAVTLSHRYISDRQLPDKAIDLIDEAAAMIRTEIDSLPTELDEINRKIMQLEIEREALRRETDAASKERLAKLERELADLKEEQAALRAQWEKEKASIEGVRQIKEEIERTRLAIEKAEREYDLNRAAELRYGRLAELERRLAEAQGGSEDEKRLLREEVGPDDVAAIVSKWTGIPVTKLLEGEREKLLKLADVLHERVVGQDEAVQAVADAVLRARAGLKNPNRPIGSFLFLGPTGVGKTELCKTLAQTLFDTEENMVRLDMSEYMEKHSVARLIGAPPGYVGYDEGGQLTEAVRRKPYCVVLFDEIEKAHPDVFNALLQILDDGRLTDSHGRTVDFKNTIVILTSNIGSPTLLEGITESGELRPGVREAVLQQLRSHFRPEFLNRIDEIVLFKPLLVEQVMRIVDLQMRRLQARLEERQIQLQLTESARQWIAREAYDPVYGARPLLRFLQTHVETPLARQIIAGTLRDGQTVTVDVEGDQLAFRAV; encoded by the coding sequence ATGGATCTCAACCGTTTTACCCAGAAATCCCAAGAAGCCTTGGCCGCGGCGCAAGCCTTGGCCGTGCGCCATGGCCATCAAGGTGTGGATGCCGAGCATCTCTTTGCTGCCTTGCTCGATCAAGAAGGGGGCCTGGTCCCACGCATTGTGGAGCACATGGGCTTGCAGCCCCGGCGTCTGCGCGAGGCCGTTGATCGGGAGCTTGCGCGTATCCCTCAGGTGAGCGGCCCTGGGGTGCAGCCGGGCCAGGTGTATTTGACCCAGCGGGCAAGCCAGGTGCTGGTGCGGGCCCAGGACACGGCCCAGACCATGAAGGACGAGTACGTGAGCGTGGAGCATCTGCTCTTGGCACTGGCGGACGAGAGCCCGTCCACTGGTGTGGGGCGGGTGTTTTCCGAGGCCAAGGTGACCAAGGACGCGCTGCTTGCTGCCATGACTGCGGTGCGTGGCAATCAGCGGGTCACCTCCGCCAATCCCGAGGAGACCTACGAGGCCCTCAAAAAATACGGCCGGGACTTGGTGGATGAGGCGCGGCGCGGCAAGCTCGATCCGGTCATCGGCCGTGACAGCGAGATCCGCCGCTGCATCCGCATCCTTTCGCGCCGCACCAAGAACAATCCGGTGCTCATCGGCGAGGCGGGCGTGGGCAAGACCGCCATCGTGGAGGGCTTGGCCCAACGCATCCTCAACCAGGATGTCCCGGAAGGGCTCAAGGACAAGACCATCTTTGCCCTGGACATGGGGGCGCTCATCGCTGGCGCCAAGTACCGGGGCGAGTTCGAAGAGCGCTTGAAGGCGGTGCTCAAAGAGGTCCAGGCCTCGGAAGGCCGCATTATCCTCTTTATCGATGAGCTCCACACCATTGTGGGCGCGGGCAAGGCCGAAGGCGCCATGGATGCAGGCAACCTCCTCAAGCCGATGCTTGCCCGGGGAGAGCTCCATTGCATCGGCGCCACCACCTTGGACGAATACCGCAAGTACATTGAAAAAGATCCGGCCTTGGAGCGTCGTTTCCAGCCCGTGCTCGTGGACGAACCCAGCGTGGAGGACGCCATTTCCATCCTCCGGGGGCTGCGGGAGCGCTTCGAGGTGCACCACGGTGTGCGCATCGCCGACGCCGCCTTGGTCACGGCCGTGACCTTGTCGCACCGCTACATTTCTGATCGGCAATTGCCGGATAAGGCCATTGACCTCATTGACGAGGCCGCGGCCATGATCCGCACGGAGATTGACTCCCTGCCCACGGAGCTCGACGAGATCAACCGCAAGATCATGCAGCTCGAGATCGAGCGTGAGGCGTTGCGCCGCGAGACCGATGCGGCCTCCAAGGAACGCCTGGCCAAGCTGGAACGGGAGCTGGCGGACCTCAAGGAAGAGCAGGCCGCCTTGCGCGCCCAATGGGAAAAGGAAAAGGCATCCATCGAGGGCGTGCGCCAGATCAAGGAGGAGATCGAACGCACCCGTCTGGCCATCGAAAAGGCGGAGCGCGAGTATGACCTCAACCGGGCCGCCGAGCTGCGCTATGGCCGGCTGGCGGAGCTGGAGCGCAGACTCGCCGAGGCCCAGGGCGGCAGCGAGGACGAGAAGCGTTTGCTGCGCGAAGAAGTGGGGCCGGATGATGTGGCCGCCATTGTCTCCAAGTGGACCGGCATCCCGGTAACCAAGCTCCTGGAAGGGGAGCGGGAAAAGCTGCTCAAGCTTGCGGACGTCCTCCACGAACGGGTGGTGGGCCAGGACGAGGCGGTGCAGGCGGTTGCCGATGCGGTGCTGCGCGCCCGGGCCGGACTCAAGAACCCCAACCGCCCCATTGGATCCTTCCTTTTCTTGGGCCCCACAGGCGTGGGCAAGACCGAGCTGTGCAAGACCCTGGCGCAGACGCTCTTCGACACCGAAGAGAACATGGTGCGCCTGGACATGAGCGAGTACATGGAAAAGCATTCCGTGGCCCGGCTCATTGGCGCGCCTCCGGGATATGTGGGCTACGACGAGGGCGGACAGCTCACCGAGGCGGTACGGCGCAAGCCCTACTGTGTGGTGCTCTTTGATGAGATCGAAAAGGCGCATCCCGATGTGTTCAACGCCTTGCTCCAGATCCTCGATGATGGGCGGCTCACGGATAGCCATGGCCGCACGGTGGATTTCAAGAACACCATCGTGATTCTGACCTCCAATATCGGCTCGCCTACGCTCCTCGAGGGGATTACTGAATCTGGAGAACTGCGCCCCGGGGTACGCGAGGCGGTGCTCCAGCAGCTGCGCAGCCACTTCCGGCCGGAGTTTTTGAACCGTATCGACGAGATCGTCCTCTTCAAGCCGCTGCTGGTGGAGCAGGTGATGCGGATCGTGGACCTGCAGATGCGGCGGCTCCAGGCCCGCCTGGAGGAGCGCCAGATCCAGTTGCAGCTCACCGAGTCTGCCCGGCAGTGGATCGCCCGGGAAGCCTACGACCCGGTGTACGGTGCCCGGCCGCTTTTGCGTTTCCTCCAAACCCATGTGGAAACCCCGCTGGCGCGGCAGATCATCGCCGGCACCTTGCGCGACGGCCAGACCGTCACCGTGGATGTGGAGGGCGACCAGTTGGCTTTTCGAGCGGTCTGA